A genome region from Anopheles stephensi strain Indian chromosome 2, UCI_ANSTEP_V1.0, whole genome shotgun sequence includes the following:
- the LOC118508444 gene encoding uncharacterized protein LOC118508444 encodes MDALDGVPRSVLGYPVKTRTQIVMTFLVPVIFELMVYIVLTTADILVTIEHFRNGNPAWGWFTLALIWLPSLVCFCSIVSTPERWPDQIGCDKCTAVFLFNNIAILVFFPLAALYRFNRRIFWSVEALFHDKNTYGRAQSVAKIMETSPCELYHFLQAFLQAAPQMMLQLYILLRDGTFRNYDTVTAQVISVVFSFLTMATIITSFQRFESQKIVGRCYPWSTPEQATTRRKELIRSTSTADSALASHPPSIAPEADPIVPSIMRNFYSRYGGEDGRASERHTYSAVPSSPRKTLNVSAVNFDRQQSKAHHDPFVNFTDDDKLHEINVFDTVDRAVDRNAKQSGRSVSFKLRDTIDELQEMDHYLRSTEDVRNITDDSDDEYLKPDEFDAVPKKPAPPTPEASPGMFHRVSVFRNMLLFNAESFIKEKVPRLPEGMFDHADPNETVSRKVAKPDQPDGDAISLPSRRQTIVGLEQDDMVGKTVLFVGWVMFLLMRMLSLSTFYVFFPLYFWMLVANHYMLMIACIVYEVRLHEKLERYFFYFFLAYMYIFSLLEFKIRFVHVRWWYVGYVGIVLMENVAMLVVWFNLGVFESWWFYFLHHTIIVSGALTMMCFLFYYAFLRPKDKVLFVNE; translated from the exons ATGGACGCTCTGGACGGTGTTCCGCGATCGGTGCTCGGCTATCCGGTGAAAACGCGTACCCAAATCGTGATGACGTTTCTCGTGCCGGTGATCTTCGAGCTGATGGTATACATCGTGCTGACAACGGCGGACATTCTCGTGACCATCGAGCACTTCCGCAACGGTAACCCGGCCTGGGGATGGTTCACGCTCGCGCTTATCTGGCTACCTTCGCTGGTGTGCTTTTGCTCCATCGTGTCCACCCCGGAACGGTGGCCGGACCAGATTGGGTGTGACAAATGCACGGCCGTGTTTCTGTTTAACAACATCGCTATCCTTGTGTTCTTCCCGCTGGCCGCTCTCTATCG ATTTAACAGGAGAATTTTCTGGAGCGTAGAGGCACTGTTTCACGACAAAAATACGTACGGACGGGCACAGTCGGTGGCAAAGATAATGGAAACGTCACCATGCGAGCTGTATCACTTTCTGCAGGCTTTTCTGCAGGCCGCTCCCCAGATGATGCTGCAGCTCTACATCCTGCTACGCGATGGCACGTTTCGCAACTACGACACGGTTACGGCGCAGGTTATCAGTGTCGTGTTTTCCTTCCTCACCAtggccaccatcatcaccagcttTCAGCGTTTCGAAAGCCAGAAGATTGTTGGCCGTTGCTATCCGTGGAGCACACCGGAACAAGCCACAACACGGCGCAAAGAGCTGATCCGCTCGACAAGCACAGCCGACAGTGCCCTAGCCTCCCACCCACCATCAATCGCTCCCGAAGCCGATCCAATCGTGCCGAGCATTATGCGCAACTTTTACTCGCGCTATGGTGGCGAAGATGGGCGAGCATCGGAACGGCACACGTACTCCGCCGTCCCGAGCAGTCCGCGCAAGACGTTAAACGTGTCGGCGGTCAACTTCGATCGACAGCAATCGAAAGCGCATCACGATCCGTTCGTAAACTTCACCGACGATGATAAGCTGCACGAGATCAATGTGTTCGACACGGTGGATAGAGCTGTTGATCGCAACGCAAAGCAGTCTGGCCGTAGCGTAAGCTTCAAGCTACGGGATACCATTGACGAGTTGCAGGAAATGGACCACTATCTGCGCAGCACGGAAGATGTCCGCAACATTACCGATGACAGCGACGATGAGTATCTGAAGCCGGATGAGTTCGATGCGGTCCCAAAGAAACCGGCCCCGCCAACACCGGAAGCGTCGCCCGGTATGTTTCATCGGGTGTCCGTGTTCCGGAACATGTTGCTGTTCAATGCGGAATCGTTCATAAAGGAGAAAGTGCCGAGGCTGCCGGAAGGAATGTTCGATCATGCAGATCCCAACGAAACCGTGTCGCGCAAGGTGGCAAAGCCTGATCAGCCCGATGGTGATGCGATATCGTTACCATCGCGCCGACAGACGATAGTGGGCCTCGAACAGGACGATATGGTCGGCAAAACGGTACTGTTCGTCGGCTGGGTTATGTTCCTGCTGATGCGCATGCTATCCCTATCGACGTTCTACGTGTTCTTTCCGCtctacttctggatgctggtCGCCAACCACTATATGCTTATGATCGCCTGCATCGTTTACGAGGTGCGGTTGCACGAAAAGTTGGAGCGCTacttcttttatttcttcctCGCCTACATGTACATCTTTTCATTGCTAGAGTTTAAAATACGCTTCGTTCATGTGCGCTGGTGGTACGTTGGGTACGTCGGTATTGTGCTGATGGAAAACGTGGCAATGCTAGTGGTATGGTTCAATCTGGGCGTCTTTGAGTCCTGGTGGTTTTACTTCCTGCACCACACGATCATAGTGAGTGGGGCTTTAACCATGATGTGCTTTCTGTTTTATTACGCATTTCTACGCCCGAAGGATAAGGTACTGTTTGTGAATGAGTGA
- the LOC118508451 gene encoding uncharacterized protein LOC118508451 — protein MEKEETISPIQQLPYEVLCKIFDFLDINSVKQCSRTCRRWQETIFSDYYIKRFKMSISLPLCRNEEMQTLKQSNRLYCNVNLRLCSSTAPCVNGAIFNGIYTIFCYPKLEQLVTLKVAIPTVQHNAKRMLTDAIKHMKHLRELHIDSSTGSLIESNQMDRIQILSQSIQSLVAQAILPTIVKAPKLTSLRVVIYTHQTVPVHNEKMFYSCRLPNLQDLELEKKSNGSFASRLNVNHVLTFFSNLKSLQTLRLKNERTCGYLFKAICEHCINLKELFVASLHIVETSTLRNLSNLANLRHLTFEHIECLEPVPFRAVQLPNLESLAIGSFPILPETLSAFRCATKITMLGKNMTPDLITAIATNMPNLKHIGLKHFSAATLQLLHLFVVAEVLTVEFSISLLVYSRGTVANIKEIHSLITETPKASDIEHLRSQFPKLKLLKVGTMFEKSFQN, from the exons ATGGAAAAGGAGGAAACCATTTCTCCAATTCAGCAGCTCCCGTACGAG GTGCTCTGTAAAATCTTTGACTTCCTCGACATAAACAGCGTGAAGCAGTGTTCTCGTACATGCCGGCGTTGGCAAGAAACCATTTTTTCCGACTATTACATCAAACGGTTCAAGATGTCCATAAGCCTTCCGCTATGCCGCAACGAGGAGATGCAAACTTTGAAGCAATCCAATCGTTTGTATTGTAATGTAAATCTTAGGCTATGTTCCAGCACAGCTCCTTGCGTCAACGGTGCCATTTTCAACGGGATCTATACAATCTTTTGCTATCCGAAGCTAGAGCAGTTGGTGACATTGAAAGTAGCTATTCCGACGGTTCAGCATAATGCTAAACGCATGCTAACGGATGCCATCAAACATATGAAGCACCTTCGAGAACTGCACATTGATTCTTCCACCGGCTCTTTAATAGAGAGCAATCAGATGGATAGGATTCAAATTCTTAGCCAGTCGATCCAGTCGCTAGTGGCGCAAGCGATACTGCCAACAATTGTGAAAGCTCCGAAGCTGACTTCATTGCGCGTAGTGATCTACACCCACCAAACTGTGCCCGTTCACAACGAAAAAATGTTCTACTCGTGCCGGTTGCCGAACCTGCAGGACCTAGagcttgaaaaaaaatcgaacggGAGCTTTGCTAGCCGGCTCAACGTGAATCACGTCTTAACGTTCTTTAGCAATCTCAAGTCGCTGCAAACATTGAGGCTGAAAAATGAACGCACTTGTGGCTACTTGTTCAAAGCAATCTGCGAACACTGCATTAACCTGAAGGAGCTGTTCGTAGCGTCGTTACACATCGTCGAAACCTCGACATTGCGTAATCTTTCAAACCTTGCTAACCTTCGCCATCTTACATTCGAGCACATCGAATGCCTTGAACCCGTGCCATTTCGAGCCGTCCAGCTACCTAATCTAGAATCGCTAGCAATAGGCTCTTTCCCAATACTTCCGGAAACACTGTCAGCGTTCAGATGTGCAACGAAAATAACTATGCTGGGGAAAAATATGACGCCGGATTTGATCACGGCCATTGCTACCAATATGCCGAATCTGAAGCATATTGGActcaaacatttttctgcCGCTACATTACAGTTATTGCATCTATTCGTCGTTGCAGAAGTGCTCACTGTAGAATTTTCCATATCATTATTAGTCTACTCCCGAGGCACTGTAGCAAACATCAAAGAAATCCATAGTTTAATTACAGAAACACCAAAAGCTTCAGATATTGAACACTTACGTTCACAGTTTCCCAAACTGAAATTATTGAAGGTGGGAACAATGTTTgaaaaaagctttcaaaacTGA
- the LOC118508456 gene encoding protein BUD31 homolog, giving the protein MPKVRRSRKQPPEGWELIEPTLEELEQKMREAETEPHEGKRITESLWPIFKIHHQKSRYIYDLFYRRKAISRELYDYCLKEKIADSNLIAKWKKSGYENLCCLRCIQTRDTNFGTNCICRVPKSKLEEGRVVECVHCGCRGCSG; this is encoded by the exons ATGCCGAAGGTGCGAAGGAGCAGAAAGCAGCCGCCCGAAGGATGGGAACTGATTGAACCTACCCTCGAGGAGCTAGAGCAAAAGATGCGAGAAG CTGAAACGGAGCCCCATGAAGGGAAGCGAATTACGGAATCATTGTGGCCGATTTTCAAAATACATCACCAAAAGTCACGCTACATCTACGATCTGTTCTACCGCCGGAAAGCAATCAGCAGGGAGCTGTACGACTATTGCCTGAAGGAAAAAATTGCCGATTCCAATCTGATAGCGAAATGGAAAAAGTCGGGCTATGAAAATCTTTGCTGTTTGCGCTGCATACAGACGAGAGACACCAACTTCGGTACGAACTGTATTTGCCGTGTGCCGAAATCGAAGTTGGAGGAAGGACGAGTCGTCGAATGTGTGCACTGTGGGTGCAGAGGTTGCTCGGGATGA
- the LOC118508447 gene encoding exosome component 10, which produces MAPTMTNSKKQKKLNKSTTLAADGNSMELGSPSMENGGDSAVDDKVRSLCEHGQNAIVAGMKAANVMPSGRSRDLYASHPEFIKIMDTRANQVLHIISNILQMQGVQGNILQRDPDERLEMIHDFNDNILERIHFNLDEMAGIRKTAPTVLVQSEVQVPVVPRYRLSGAWNEKQAREPVKATLITGTNIARPQAKFKVPVDNSRINPFVPTIRDKPNSLKPLAVLPEYDNDGNIVSYLHPYEFELDHFRPAKNVFQHVTPLEPPLLEETPLMFIDKQSQLAELMRELKAASEIAIDLEHHSYRSYLGFTCLMQLSTRSKDYIVDALALREELHVLNEVFTDPKKLKVLHGSISDIEWLQRDLGLYLVNMFDTGEAARVLQLSSIGLQFLLKHYCNIHTDKAFQLADWRIRPIPDNFIQYARKDTHYLLYIYDRMKNELLDKGEGLLQTVYDKSTFICKQRYQKPTMNEDRVMNIYRRSRYVFDHRQMYAFREILYWRDQMARLEDESPGYVLPQHMAFDIASKLPREIQGIIACCTPVPSLVRQHLHTLHQIILKARELPPVVDGNQPHTKEQHADTRYKIQTAFDFDNPLVCPHDNAGHTDAAGGTNHPTLLGDLTNTLNAVRLMPRVDASLLKEVPDLGVFAAPTIQTIDSRGRVGLNEEVVGKEKYVKLLTLHTNVPQTQAGNNEASKYERNKFNTPFERYQETCRLRQLNERKDENHQKQQQQSTVQQSSEPIDSAAQPLPGPATVVVVKQESKKPPIPPHLMTQNQLKRLEEMNARKALAAGEKLNFDGTTTVTQRPSVPTAANQSHGKRKSFPMEINVSGSGETIEQSLAGGSESEPTAESGSRKDKPSMAPYRDESKSDAHNDSTNWNEKRAKTKKAKQRHRNLMKSSIGQGSHQSSNKPIVPFDYSKVDFSRFRGGSKPLAAPRKGKRGGGAVGNLTLANDSGEGSSTLKKLHPNSRIAKNIKQTQKLFNLSSSGSSMKRK; this is translated from the exons ATGGCGCCCACAATGACTAatagtaaaaaacaaaagaagctTAACAAAAGCACCACACTTGCGGCAGACGGTAACAGCATGGAATTGGGGTCACCATCGATGGAGAACGGCGGCGATAGCGCGGTGGATGATAAGGTTCGGAGCCTTTGCGAG CATGGACAAAACGCTATCGTTGCTGGCATGAAAGCGGCAAACGTGATGCCGTCGGGACGGTCGCGCGACCTTTACGCCTCTCATCCAGAGTTCATCAAAATCATGGACACGCGGGCGAATCAGGTGCTGCATATAATATCGAACATTTTGCAGATGCAGGGAGTACAGGGCAACATTCTGCA ACGCGATCCGGACGAGCGGCTAGAAATGATTCACGATTTTAACGACAACATTCTGGAGCGGATACACTTCAACTTGGACGAAATGGCAGGCATCCGCAAGACGGCGCCAACGGTGCTGGTTCAATCGGAGGTTCAGGTTCCCGTGGTACCGCGCTATCGACTGAGCGGCGCGTGGAACGAAAAACAGGCCCGTGAACCGGTTAAGGCTACGCTCATCACGGGCACAAACATTGCCCGGCCGCAGGCAAAATTTAAGGTGCCAGTTGATAATTCACGCATTAACCCGTTCGTGCCGACGATACGCGATAAACCAAACTCTCTGAAACCGCTGGCCGTGTTGCCGGAGTACGACAACGACGGCAACATTGTAAGCTATCTGCATCCGTACGAGTTTGAGTTAGATCACTTTCGGCCGGCAAAGAATGTTTTTCAGCATGTTACCCCACTGGAACCTCCGCTGCTGGAAGAAACCCCGCTGATGTTTATCGACAAACAGTCGCAGCTGGCGGAGCTGATGCGTGAGTTAAAAGCAGCCAGCGAAATAGCGATCGATTTGGAGCACCATTCATACCGGAGCTATCTTGGATTCACCTGCCTGATGCAGCTATCGACGCGCAGCAAGGACTACATTGTGGACGCGTTAGCGCTTCGCGAAGAGCTGCACGTTCTGAACGAGGTGTTTACCGATCCTAAAAAGTTGAAAGTGTTGCACGGTTCGATCAGTGATATCGAATGGTTGCAACGAGATTTAGGGCTGTATCTGGTAAACATGTTCGACACCGGCGAGGCGGCACGAGTTTTACAATTGTCCAGCATTGGGCTGCAGTTCCTGCTGAAGCACTACTGCAACATACACACGGACAAGGCGTTCCAGCTGGCCGACTGGCGCATCCGTCCCATCCCGGACAACTTCATCCAGTACGCACGGAAGGACACGCACTATCTGCTGTACATTTACGACAGGATGAAGAACGAGCTGCTGGACAAGGGAGAGGGCCTGCTGCAGACGGTGTACGACAAATCAACGTTCATCTGCAAGCAACGGTATCAGAAACCCACCATGAACGAGGATCGCGTGATGAACATCTATCGCCGCTCGCGATACGTGTTTGATCACCGCCAGATGTACGCGTTCCGCGAAATCCTGTACTGGCGTGACCAGATGGCACGCCTGGAAGATGAATCGCCGGGATATGTACTGCCGCAGCATATGGCGTTCGATATTGCATCGAAGCTGCCGCGTGAGATTCAAGGAATCATAGCCTGCTGCACACCGGTCCCTTCGCTCGTGCGGCAGCATCTGCACACACTGCACCAGATCATTCTGAAGGCACGAGAGCTGCCACCGGTGGTAGATGGCAATCAACCGCACACGAAGGAGCAACACGCGGACACGAGATACAAAATACAGACAGCGTTCGATTTCGACAATCCCTTGGTGTGTCCGCATGACAATGCAGGCCACACGGATGCAGCCGGTGGCACCAATCATCCGACACTGCTCGGCGATTTGACCAACACGCTGAATGCAGTACGGCTAATGCCACGGGTTGATGCAAGCTTGCTGAAGGAGGTGCCTGATTTGGGCGTTTTTGCAGCACCGACAATT CAAACGATAGACAGTCGCGGACGCGTCGGATTGAATGAAGAGGTCGTGGGTAAGGAGAAATACGTGAAACTATTAACATTGCATACGAATGTTCCG CAAACCCAGGCAGGGAATAATGAAGCTAGCAAATATGAACGGAATAAATTCAATACACCATTCGAGCGGTATCAGGAGACGTGCCGTTTGCGTCAACTAAACGAACGTAAAGATGAAAATCatcagaagcagcaacagcagtccACTGTCCAGCAAAGCTCCGAACCGATCGATAGTGCCGCGCAACCGTTGCCAGGTCCGGCGACTGTAGTGGTGGTAAAGCAGGAAAGCAAAAAGCCACCAATTCCACCACATTTAATGACGCAAAATCAGCTAAAACGGTTGGAAGAAATGAATGCGCGTAAAGCCCTAGCGGCAGGGGAAAAGTTAAACTTCGATGGAACTACAACCGTCACACAACGGCCTTCCGTTCCGACTGCCGCCAATCAATCACACGGTAAGCGCAAATCCTTTCCAATGGAAATTAATGTAAGCGGCAGCGGAGAAACTATCGAGCAGAGCCTCGCGGGCGGATCGGAGTCGGAACCGACGGCAGAAAGCGGAAGCAGGAAAGACAAACCGAGTATGGCCCCGTACAGGGACGAATCGAAATCGGACGCTCACAATGACAGCACTAATTGGAACGAAAAGCGAGCAAAAACTAAGAAAGCTAAGCAACGTCATCGGAACCTCATGAAATCGTCCATCGGCCAGGGATCGCACCAGTCGTCCAACAAACCGATCGTCCCGTTCGATTACAGCAAGGTCGACTTTAGCAGGTTCCGGGGTGGCTCCAAACCGCTCGCTGCTCCGCGCAAAGGAAAGCGTGGCGGTGGTGCTGTCGGTAACCTAACGCTGGCCAACGATTCCGGAGAAGGTAGCAGCACCCTGAAGAAGTTACATCCGAACAGTCGGATAGCGAAGAACATAAAGCAAACACAGAAGCTTTTTAAcctcagcagcagcggcagcagcatgaAGCGGAAGTAG
- the LOC118508453 gene encoding crossover junction endonuclease EME1 produces the protein MFAVNNPDRLKLLSHNEEQRNLKPGHCNKFLHVVIDPGFLREPHGAQVLSKLTELGCKYELTPQPVPCTLTFYRTMVAKLTSDGAMSGTKSDEPFAVCLLDGGAFVASVRNQQLLATVRSVKEQLPNRRLSLIVFGLVSYCRVHRGCVGRRETEQALTEVQLCEDTSHQLLETAEQVASFVAQLARSIAERPYKQQQLEKYSCEQVYLGNEKKGCVRVEGTAGLQQLYQAQLIKIPSVTLEIAEAIMSVYPTMNSLLQAYRAAGVEAAANLLSNISIRRAGGPITASNRRIGPELSRKIHSMYASISPKQEL, from the coding sequence ATGTTTGCCGTAAACAATCCCGATCGGCTTAAGCTGCTGAGCCACAACGAGGAACAACGCAACCTAAAGCCGGGACACTGTAACAAATTCCTGCACGTTGTAATCGATCCGGGCTTTCTGCGGGAACCCCATGGCGCTCAGGTACTGTCGAAACTCACCGAACTAGGATGCAAGTATGAGCTGACGCCACAGCCTGTACCCTGCACGCTAACGTTCTACCGAACCATGGTCGCTAAGCTGACTTCCGATGGCGCCATGTCCGGTACGAAGAGTGacgaaccgtttgccgtgTGTCTGCTCGACGGTGGCGCTTTCGTTGCATCTGTGCGAAATCAGCAACTGTTGGCCACGGTGCGAAGTGTTAAGGAGCAGCTTCCGAACCGCCGACTCAGCCTGATCGTTTTTGGACTGGTCAGCTATTGTCGGGTGCATCGCGGTTGCGTTGGCCGCCGGGAGACGGAACAGGCGCTAACGGAGGTGCAACTGTGCGAGGACACATCCCACCAGCTGCTGGAAACGGCCGAACAGGTGGCAAGCTTCGTTGCCCAGTTGGCACGCAGTATCGCGGAGCGGCCctacaaacagcagcagctggaaaAGTATAGCTGCGAGCAGGTGTACCTTGGCAACGAGAAGAAAGGCTGCGTGCGCGTGGAAGGTACGGCCGGGCTCCAGCAACTGTACCAAGCGCAGCTCATTAAAATACCCTCAGTTACGCTGGAAATAGCGGAAGCCATCATGAGCGTTTACCCAACGATGAACTCGCTGTTGCAAGCATACCGCGCTGCGGGCGTGGAAGCAGCCGCCAACCTGCTGTCCAACATTTCCATCCGCAGAGCCGGTGGACCGATTACGGCCTCCAACCGACGGATTGGTCCGGAATTGAGCCGCAAAATTCACTCCATGTACGCTTCTATCAGTCCCAAACAAGAGCTATGA